One Ignavibacterium sp. DNA segment encodes these proteins:
- a CDS encoding DUF4159 domain-containing protein gives MKIFLVILFISSNLLNLHAQSKDGFQIARLKYSGGGDWYNDPSAEVNLLKFVEANTNIKVKAEYKFVDIASDEIFSYPFLFITGHGNIVLSNEEVRRLRTYLENGGFLYIDDDYGLDKPIRREMKKVFPQNDFIEIPFSHKIFNIFYKFENGTPKTHEHDKKPPQSFGIFLGDQMVVFYTYESNPSDGWADPEVHNDPPEKREEALKFGTNIIIYALSR, from the coding sequence ATGAAAATTTTTCTCGTAATATTATTTATCAGCTCAAATCTCTTAAACCTGCACGCTCAAAGTAAGGATGGTTTTCAAATTGCGCGGCTCAAATACAGCGGCGGCGGCGACTGGTACAACGATCCTTCAGCAGAGGTTAACTTATTAAAATTTGTTGAGGCAAATACAAATATCAAAGTTAAAGCAGAATATAAGTTTGTAGATATTGCTTCCGATGAAATATTTTCTTATCCATTTTTGTTTATAACAGGACACGGAAATATTGTTCTTTCAAATGAAGAAGTTAGAAGATTAAGAACTTATTTGGAAAACGGAGGATTTCTGTATATTGATGATGATTATGGTTTAGATAAACCCATTAGAAGAGAAATGAAAAAAGTTTTTCCGCAAAATGATTTTATTGAGATTCCCTTTTCACATAAAATATTTAACATCTTTTATAAATTTGAAAACGGAACACCAAAAACTCATGAACACGATAAAAAACCACCTCAGTCTTTTGGAATATTTCTGGGAGATCAGATGGTTGTATTTTATACTTATGAATCAAATCCAAGTGACGGCTGGGCTGATCCCGAAGTGCATAACGATCCGCCTGAAAAAAGGGAAGAAGCTTTGAAGTTCGGAACTAATATAATTATTTATGCTTTAAGCAGATAA
- a CDS encoding response regulator, protein MAVSEKRSVLIIDDDKTIRKLITHHLKLNNFISFEAENSYQAFEVLKNEKIDLVLSDVTMEGMDGFEFCQKVRENENHRFLPFIFVTAKNTLEDKSKAVEAGGDDIITKPFDVKELILKTQALIRRSDIYRTYGIRQSLKESFDKTTPKILFVDDDPSMSRLFKYNLEKAGYECAVADSVDDAMESIKKQLPDIIVSDIMMPKTDGFQFRRMILNDPSLKDIPFIFLTAKGTEEDILDGYDLGITDYVVKTAGPKLVVAKVSAIIKSLGNERRKIISELQEATSSLRTKVVPDSFPEFPGFSISHFHTPFKGIPGGDFLDYYQLDEKNLVVILGDVMGKKWGAWYFAYAYAGYIRSALRGVLQSTRGYSPSEILQQVNSTVHNDSKISEVFATLSILILNRDNYQIKYSGAGDIPLIYKTDKGDVVRIVSNGLLLGFAKNGEYEDKVINLKPGEKVFLTTDGLIDSRARTSESFGEHRLSEIIKNLNDEKDPLKIIHKKFDEFTQGEYDDDVSLILIQIKD, encoded by the coding sequence ATGGCTGTATCAGAGAAACGATCTGTTTTAATTATTGATGATGATAAAACAATCAGAAAACTTATTACTCATCATCTGAAACTTAACAATTTTATATCTTTTGAAGCTGAGAATTCTTATCAGGCTTTTGAAGTTTTAAAGAATGAAAAAATTGATCTTGTGCTTTCCGACGTAACTATGGAAGGGATGGACGGATTTGAATTTTGTCAGAAAGTAAGAGAAAATGAAAACCACAGATTTCTTCCGTTTATTTTTGTAACTGCTAAAAACACTCTCGAAGATAAATCAAAAGCTGTTGAAGCCGGCGGTGATGATATCATCACAAAACCATTTGATGTAAAAGAGCTTATTCTTAAGACTCAGGCTTTAATCAGGCGGTCAGATATTTACAGAACTTATGGTATAAGACAAAGCCTGAAAGAATCATTTGATAAAACCACTCCTAAAATTTTATTCGTTGATGATGATCCGTCAATGTCCAGATTATTCAAATATAATCTTGAAAAAGCCGGATATGAATGTGCAGTTGCCGATAGTGTTGATGATGCAATGGAATCAATCAAAAAACAATTGCCTGATATTATTGTTTCTGATATTATGATGCCTAAAACTGATGGCTTTCAATTTCGCAGAATGATTCTTAATGATCCCTCACTTAAAGATATACCATTTATATTTTTAACTGCAAAAGGTACAGAAGAAGATATACTTGATGGATATGATTTGGGGATTACTGATTATGTAGTAAAAACTGCTGGGCCAAAACTTGTAGTTGCAAAGGTTTCAGCTATTATTAAAAGTCTTGGCAATGAAAGAAGAAAGATAATCTCAGAACTTCAGGAAGCAACCAGTTCACTTAGAACTAAAGTGGTGCCTGATTCTTTTCCGGAGTTTCCCGGCTTTTCCATCTCTCATTTTCATACTCCCTTTAAGGGAATACCCGGTGGTGATTTTTTAGATTACTATCAATTAGATGAAAAAAATCTTGTTGTAATTCTTGGAGATGTAATGGGAAAAAAATGGGGAGCCTGGTACTTTGCTTATGCCTATGCGGGATATATACGAAGTGCTTTAAGAGGAGTTTTACAAAGCACCAGGGGTTATTCACCCAGTGAGATATTACAGCAGGTTAATTCTACTGTTCATAATGATTCCAAGATATCTGAAGTATTTGCAACACTCTCGATTCTTATTCTAAATAGAGATAACTATCAGATCAAATATTCAGGTGCTGGCGATATTCCGTTGATTTATAAAACAGATAAAGGAGATGTGGTAAGAATTGTATCGAATGGACTGTTATTGGGATTTGCTAAGAACGGTGAATACGAAGATAAAGTAATCAATCTGAAGCCGGGAGAAAAAGTTTTTCTGACCACTGATGGATTGATTGATTCAAGGGCAAGAACTTCAGAAAGTTTTGGAGAACACCGTCTTTCTGAGATCATTAAAAACTTAAACGATGAAAAAGATCCGCTAAAAATTATTCACAAAAAGTTTGATGAGTTTACCCAGGGTGAATATGATGATGATGTTAGTCTTATCTTAATTCAGATAAAGGATTAA
- a CDS encoding STAS domain-containing protein codes for MKFFREEKDSVVIISVNLKRATLVEAEEFKQVLVNDIQRGFKQIVVDLSNCEFIDSTFLGSLVVSLKKLTGLGGDLRLVGFQPAVHSMFELTRMYRVFESFKSVDEAVQSFK; via the coding sequence ATGAAGTTTTTCAGGGAAGAAAAAGATAGTGTTGTTATTATTTCTGTAAATCTTAAAAGAGCAACACTTGTCGAAGCCGAAGAGTTCAAACAAGTACTGGTTAATGATATACAAAGAGGCTTTAAACAGATTGTTGTCGATTTATCAAACTGCGAGTTTATTGATTCAACTTTCCTTGGAAGTCTGGTAGTATCATTAAAAAAACTTACAGGGTTGGGCGGAGATTTAAGACTGGTAGGATTTCAACCTGCTGTTCATTCAATGTTCGAGTTAACAAGAATGTACAGGGTATTTGAATCATTTAAATCAGTTGATGAAGCTGTACAAAGTTTTAAATAG
- a CDS encoding sigma-54 dependent transcriptional regulator has product MEKLIFIVDDEQAISKLLSYWAKDKWRYQVETFANAEDALKNLSKKPDAILLDIMLPGMDGIETLKRIKQFDENMPVIMLSAQGSIEVAVESLRFGAFDYFTKPIDQQKLELAIKNAIRNYDLTRELQNLKENVKKEYSFDNIISSDGKMQDVFKLVTKVLHNDITVLIYGESGTGKELIARAIHYNGERKDKPFVVVNCASIPRELLESELFGHEKGSFTGAHQRKLGKFELARGGTIFLDEVGELEMLLQAKLLRVIQQKEFERVGGTELIKSDVRIISATNRDLKKAVENKEFREDLYYRLNSFPISIPPLRFRKSDILVIAEHFIQKFSLKLQKNVKGFSKRAPNSFTSITGPEMLEKWKTQLNDV; this is encoded by the coding sequence TTGGAAAAATTGATCTTTATCGTAGATGATGAACAGGCTATTTCAAAATTGCTCAGTTATTGGGCTAAAGATAAGTGGCGATATCAAGTTGAAACTTTTGCAAATGCTGAAGATGCACTGAAAAACTTATCTAAAAAACCAGACGCCATTCTTTTAGATATTATGTTGCCCGGTATGGATGGTATTGAAACCCTTAAACGCATTAAACAATTTGATGAAAATATGCCTGTGATAATGCTTTCAGCTCAGGGTAGTATCGAAGTTGCAGTTGAATCACTTAGGTTCGGTGCATTCGATTATTTTACTAAGCCGATTGATCAGCAGAAGCTGGAACTTGCAATTAAAAATGCTATACGAAATTATGATCTGACGCGCGAATTACAGAACTTAAAAGAAAATGTGAAGAAAGAATACAGTTTTGATAATATCATTTCTTCAGATGGTAAAATGCAGGATGTTTTCAAATTAGTTACTAAGGTTTTACATAATGATATTACTGTATTGATATATGGTGAAAGCGGAACAGGTAAAGAACTTATTGCCAGAGCAATTCATTATAACGGAGAGCGAAAAGATAAACCATTTGTGGTCGTTAATTGCGCTTCAATCCCAAGAGAGCTTTTGGAAAGCGAGTTATTCGGGCATGAGAAGGGTTCTTTTACCGGTGCTCATCAAAGAAAACTTGGTAAGTTTGAACTTGCAAGAGGCGGAACAATCTTTCTTGATGAGGTTGGTGAACTTGAAATGCTACTGCAGGCTAAGTTGCTAAGAGTGATTCAACAAAAAGAATTTGAAAGAGTTGGCGGAACAGAATTAATTAAGTCAGATGTAAGAATTATTTCTGCTACAAACCGCGATCTTAAAAAAGCAGTTGAAAATAAAGAGTTCAGAGAAGACCTTTATTATAGATTGAATTCATTTCCGATTTCAATCCCACCTTTAAGATTCAGAAAATCAGATATTCTTGTAATAGCAGAACATTTTATACAAAAATTCAGTCTCAAACTGCAAAAGAATGTAAAAGGATTTTCAAAACGCGCACCAAACTCATTTACGAGTATAACTGGCCCGGAAATGTTAGAGAAATGGAAAACACAATTGAACGATGTATGA
- a CDS encoding helix-turn-helix domain-containing protein — translation MENTIERCMIITDKDMIDVEDLPAHLRSGESSGSIEYTGPLFSDETVIPFEKLKEEAIRHALNITNGNIVEAAKRLQLGRATIYRLMDKYKIENRSTE, via the coding sequence ATGGAAAACACAATTGAACGATGTATGATCATAACAGACAAGGATATGATAGATGTTGAAGATCTTCCGGCACATTTAAGATCTGGTGAAAGCTCCGGAAGTATAGAATACACTGGTCCGCTTTTTAGCGATGAAACTGTTATTCCTTTTGAAAAATTAAAGGAAGAAGCAATAAGACACGCACTTAACATTACAAATGGTAATATAGTTGAAGCTGCCAAAAGATTACAGCTGGGCAGAGCTACGATCTATAGATTAATGGACAAATACAAAATTGAAAACAGATCAACAGAATAG
- a CDS encoding ATP-binding protein — translation MFEEQKENTINKSLMLTDYKQLEKLGEWKELFESLVDISRDLMFILNENGEIVFVNTFGASELEYHQDELIGKHLLDLIEPSNQLLVNSSISLAIKNEYTLFESFIVDKYENSHKYQFSIRAVKKNEKIIGLLGIAKNVTYLRKLENELNNLKPKLIEANRLISLERTRSINQKMMLEELNNMKSEFVSNISHELRTPIASIVGFSETIASDPNMPEEMKQEFNLIVLNEGKRLAKLINDVLDISRMETGRLILNKSKVNLAKLLKNIITQEESFAEEKGLIITLETPPEEIIAEIDEERFSQALKALMENAIKFSSKNGRIKVLLNNLYREVEIIISDTGIGIPEKDLPFLFQKFYRVNRPDSDLPGAGMGLVFVKQIVDLHKGLINIQSEPNKGTTILIKLLKNYKD, via the coding sequence ATGTTCGAAGAGCAGAAAGAAAATACAATAAATAAATCACTAATGCTTACAGATTATAAACAACTGGAAAAACTAGGTGAGTGGAAGGAATTATTTGAAAGTCTTGTTGATATTTCGCGGGATTTGATGTTCATTCTTAACGAAAATGGTGAAATTGTTTTCGTAAATACTTTCGGAGCCTCTGAACTCGAATATCATCAGGATGAACTGATAGGCAAACATTTATTAGACTTAATCGAACCCTCAAATCAATTGTTGGTCAATTCATCAATTTCTCTGGCAATAAAAAACGAATACACTCTGTTTGAATCTTTTATTGTTGATAAATATGAGAATTCCCATAAATATCAGTTTTCTATAAGAGCAGTTAAGAAAAATGAGAAGATTATCGGTTTGTTAGGTATTGCAAAAAATGTTACTTATTTAAGAAAACTTGAGAATGAATTGAATAACTTAAAGCCAAAGCTTATCGAAGCAAATCGTTTAATATCTCTTGAAAGGACCAGGTCAATTAATCAGAAAATGATGCTGGAAGAACTTAACAATATGAAAAGTGAATTCGTTTCAAATATTTCTCACGAATTACGCACTCCGATAGCATCAATAGTTGGTTTTTCTGAAACAATCGCCTCGGATCCTAATATGCCCGAAGAAATGAAACAGGAGTTTAATCTTATAGTTTTGAATGAAGGTAAAAGACTTGCAAAACTTATCAATGACGTACTTGATATTTCACGTATGGAAACCGGCAGACTGATTCTGAATAAAAGTAAGGTCAATCTTGCTAAGTTACTTAAAAACATTATTACTCAAGAAGAAAGTTTTGCTGAAGAAAAAGGACTGATAATTACACTTGAAACACCGCCTGAAGAAATTATAGCTGAAATTGACGAAGAAAGATTTAGTCAGGCTTTAAAAGCATTAATGGAAAATGCAATCAAATTTTCATCAAAAAACGGACGCATTAAAGTATTGTTGAATAATCTTTATCGCGAGGTAGAGATAATTATTTCTGATACAGGTATTGGGATACCAGAAAAGGATTTACCATTCTTATTTCAGAAGTTTTATCGTGTAAACAGACCGGATTCTGATTTACCGGGTGCAGGGATGGGATTGGTTTTTGTAAAACAAATTGTAGATTTGCACAAAGGATTAATCAATATTCAGAGTGAACCTAATAAAGGCACTACAATATTGATTAAATTATTAAAGAACTATAAAGATTAG
- the prfA gene encoding peptide chain release factor 1 has product MNLLEKLEKIKVRFDQINTQLSEAANTNDFEKIKTLNKERLNLEDIIAAYEKYSSIIKNISGNLDIINSSKEPELVEMAESELDELKSEKEKMEEEIKTLLLPKDPNDDKDVIMEIRAGTGGEEAALFANDLFRMYTRYAEICGWKYELIDLTETGLGGIKEVVFSISGQNVYGNLKFESGVHRVQRVPETEASGRVHTSAASVAVLPEVEDVEIDLNMNDVKIDIFRSGGAGGQNVNKVETAVRMTHLPTGIVVQCQDERSQLKNRQKALKVLKARLYDLELNKQNAEISAQRKSMVRSGDRSDKIRTYNFPQNRITDHRIGLTLYNLSTVIEGHIGEFIEQLKIADKTEKLQSAKTINPLSELR; this is encoded by the coding sequence ATGAATTTATTAGAAAAGTTAGAAAAAATTAAAGTCAGGTTTGATCAAATTAACACACAGCTATCCGAAGCTGCAAATACTAATGATTTTGAAAAAATAAAAACGCTTAATAAAGAAAGATTGAATCTTGAAGATATAATAGCTGCTTACGAAAAATACTCTTCTATAATAAAAAACATTTCGGGCAATCTGGATATAATTAATTCATCAAAAGAGCCGGAACTTGTTGAGATGGCTGAGTCAGAGCTTGACGAGTTGAAATCTGAAAAAGAAAAGATGGAAGAAGAAATTAAAACACTTTTACTGCCTAAAGATCCTAATGATGATAAAGATGTTATAATGGAAATCCGTGCTGGCACCGGAGGTGAAGAAGCTGCGCTTTTTGCAAATGATCTTTTTAGAATGTACACCCGTTATGCTGAAATCTGCGGATGGAAATATGAACTTATTGATTTAACTGAAACCGGATTAGGCGGAATTAAGGAAGTTGTGTTTTCTATAAGCGGGCAAAATGTTTATGGCAATCTGAAGTTTGAGTCAGGTGTACATCGGGTACAAAGGGTTCCGGAAACAGAAGCCAGCGGAAGAGTTCATACTTCTGCAGCATCGGTTGCCGTTTTGCCTGAAGTTGAAGATGTTGAGATTGATCTGAATATGAATGATGTGAAGATTGATATTTTTAGATCTGGCGGAGCCGGCGGACAAAATGTTAACAAAGTTGAAACTGCCGTTAGAATGACTCATTTACCAACTGGAATTGTAGTGCAGTGCCAAGATGAAAGATCACAATTAAAAAACAGACAGAAGGCATTGAAAGTATTAAAAGCAAGATTATACGATTTGGAGTTAAATAAACAGAACGCTGAAATTTCAGCACAAAGAAAATCAATGGTCAGGAGCGGCGACAGAAGCGATAAGATCAGAACTTATAATTTTCCTCAAAACAGAATTACAGACCACAGAATCGGATTAACACTTTATAATTTATCAACTGTAATTGAGGGACATATTGGAGAGTTTATTGAACAGTTGAAGATTGCCGATAAAACAGAAAAACTTCAATCTGCCAAAACAATTAATCCTTTATCTGAATTAAGATAA
- a CDS encoding DUF4175 family protein produces the protein MNKSFYKEIIAKLESLIKKEYVELILRGLIITLIIGVAVFLLFCFFELAAYSKSVVRTVLFFVFLVVVLFSFAYWVLLPLFKYFNVFGNRNYQLSAFRVGKFFPEIKDDLLNALQLVSTEKSESFYSQTLLDAAFKNIYERSRPVKFESIVNFKRVKKLLRSFIVLFFISVLLFVFIPDLRAASNRLLNFNQEFIPPAKFYFEVLPGNTEITKGEGVDILIKVKGESPKKVFLLKREEDQTNFIEHELKPDSTGNYNFNIQQLRSSLFYFAKAEDISSEEFQIKVIDHPVIRSLDVKVISPAYSGIPVSQQKDNGNISALIGSTVEISLLTNKELTSAAIKFEDSSVIQLKSENNFVKGSFRVQKDNSYIISVTDLYGNNNLQPVRYFIKTMYDIDPAIEMVYPKQDLNLANDNRVPVEVKIIDDYGFSKLTLNYRLSASRYESPQENFSAIEINFDKKIKEQIIDYIWNLTKLSPGVNDVFSFYLEVFDNDNINGPKSAKTQIINVRVPSLDEILANADETQDNVQDEMQKTLEEAEKLKRELEKIDNDLKKNDQKLTWEEKEKIEQALDKFEKLQEKIESTSEQLKQMQNELQQNNLLSQETLEKYMELQKLMDEMTSDEFKKAMEKMQEALQKMNRNQTQDAMNQMKMDEEKFKKSIERTMNLLKRIQIEQKMDEIVKRTENIEQKQNELNEQTKQNDQNNQKQSDELSKKQDEVTKELERLQEKMKELAEKMNDLKDMPNEEMKKLQDEMDAQQNEELSEEASKDLKQNQMQKAQKNQQQLSENMKQMKQSMQQMQQMMQQENQMQTFTDMMRILDNILSLSKQQEELKDKLQRVDPNSSQFEQNLQKQNDLNKNLNKLLEQMSELSQKTFAITPEMGKALGNTKQKMNQSMQAMQNRNGSMATLSQGEAMMHLNEAAMMMKSSLEAMMQGGSSGGGMMSLMQQLQKMSGQQMNLNNMTQMLQQMQQGQLSPEQQEQMQRLAQQQQLIQKSLEQLNKEAKQSGESKKIPADLENIVNQMKEVVTDMNTEKLTDDLIQKQERILSKLLDAQRSINERDFEKERKSEIGSNFSRNSPSELNLKKENQKDKLRDELNSAVREGYNSDYEQMIRKYFEVLQQQSLGDK, from the coding sequence ATGAATAAATCTTTTTACAAAGAAATAATTGCAAAGCTTGAATCCTTAATTAAAAAGGAATATGTAGAATTAATTCTTCGGGGGTTAATCATTACTCTGATTATTGGTGTTGCTGTTTTCTTGTTGTTCTGTTTTTTTGAACTTGCCGCATATTCAAAATCTGTTGTTAGAACAGTGTTGTTTTTTGTTTTTCTTGTTGTAGTATTATTTTCATTTGCTTATTGGGTATTGCTGCCGCTGTTTAAATACTTTAATGTTTTTGGGAACAGGAACTATCAGTTATCTGCATTCAGAGTCGGTAAATTCTTTCCAGAAATTAAAGATGATCTCTTAAACGCTCTTCAGCTTGTATCAACAGAAAAATCAGAATCATTTTATTCTCAGACATTATTAGACGCTGCTTTCAAAAATATTTATGAAAGATCAAGACCGGTTAAGTTTGAGTCGATAGTTAATTTCAAAAGAGTCAAAAAACTATTAAGAAGCTTCATCGTTCTTTTCTTTATTTCAGTTTTACTTTTTGTGTTCATTCCAGATCTGCGGGCTGCATCAAACAGATTGTTAAATTTCAATCAGGAGTTTATTCCACCGGCTAAATTTTATTTTGAAGTTTTGCCCGGCAATACGGAAATTACGAAGGGTGAGGGTGTTGACATTTTAATTAAGGTAAAAGGTGAATCTCCTAAAAAAGTATTTTTGTTAAAAAGGGAAGAAGATCAGACAAATTTTATTGAACACGAATTAAAACCAGATTCAACCGGTAATTATAATTTTAATATTCAGCAATTAAGATCGTCGTTATTTTATTTTGCAAAAGCAGAAGATATTTCAAGTGAAGAATTTCAGATTAAAGTTATTGATCATCCCGTAATAAGATCTTTAGATGTCAAAGTAATATCACCGGCATATTCCGGCATTCCGGTATCGCAGCAAAAAGATAACGGAAATATTTCTGCTTTAATTGGCAGCACTGTGGAAATAAGTTTACTTACAAACAAAGAATTAACATCAGCCGCAATTAAATTTGAAGACTCAAGTGTAATACAACTGAAGTCAGAAAATAATTTTGTAAAAGGTTCTTTCAGAGTGCAGAAAGATAACTCATATATAATTTCAGTAACTGATCTTTATGGCAATAATAATTTGCAGCCTGTCAGATACTTTATCAAAACAATGTATGATATTGATCCTGCAATAGAAATGGTATATCCGAAACAGGATTTAAATCTTGCAAATGATAATCGTGTTCCGGTTGAAGTAAAAATTATTGATGATTATGGATTTTCAAAACTTACTCTTAATTACAGACTATCAGCATCAAGGTATGAATCTCCGCAGGAAAATTTTTCTGCTATTGAAATTAATTTTGATAAAAAAATAAAAGAGCAGATTATTGATTATATCTGGAATCTTACAAAACTGAGCCCGGGTGTAAATGATGTCTTTTCATTTTATCTGGAAGTATTTGATAATGATAATATAAACGGACCAAAATCTGCAAAGACTCAGATTATTAATGTCAGAGTTCCCTCACTTGATGAAATTCTTGCAAATGCTGATGAAACTCAGGATAATGTTCAGGATGAAATGCAGAAGACATTGGAAGAAGCTGAAAAACTAAAAAGAGAACTTGAAAAAATTGATAATGATCTTAAAAAGAATGATCAAAAGTTAACCTGGGAAGAAAAGGAAAAAATTGAACAGGCACTTGATAAGTTTGAAAAACTTCAGGAAAAAATTGAAAGCACAAGTGAACAGTTAAAGCAGATGCAGAACGAGCTTCAGCAGAATAACTTACTTTCTCAGGAAACACTTGAAAAATATATGGAACTGCAAAAACTGATGGATGAAATGACAAGTGATGAGTTTAAAAAAGCTATGGAGAAAATGCAGGAAGCATTGCAAAAGATGAATCGCAATCAGACTCAGGATGCGATGAATCAGATGAAAATGGATGAAGAGAAATTTAAAAAGAGTATAGAACGGACAATGAATCTGCTGAAGAGAATTCAGATTGAACAGAAGATGGATGAAATTGTTAAAAGGACGGAGAATATTGAGCAAAAGCAAAATGAGCTAAATGAGCAGACAAAACAAAACGATCAGAATAATCAGAAACAATCTGATGAGTTGAGTAAGAAGCAAGATGAAGTAACAAAAGAACTTGAACGGCTGCAGGAGAAGATGAAGGAGCTTGCTGAGAAGATGAATGATCTGAAAGATATGCCTAACGAAGAGATGAAAAAACTTCAGGATGAAATGGATGCCCAGCAGAATGAAGAATTGTCTGAAGAAGCCTCAAAAGATTTAAAACAAAATCAAATGCAGAAGGCTCAAAAGAATCAGCAGCAGTTATCCGAAAATATGAAGCAGATGAAACAAAGTATGCAGCAGATGCAGCAGATGATGCAGCAGGAAAATCAGATGCAGACCTTTACTGATATGATGCGTATTCTGGATAATATTTTATCTTTATCAAAACAACAGGAAGAATTAAAAGATAAATTACAAAGGGTTGATCCTAACTCCTCGCAGTTTGAGCAGAATCTTCAGAAACAGAATGATCTAAACAAAAATTTAAATAAACTGCTTGAACAAATGTCTGAACTTTCTCAAAAGACTTTTGCAATTACTCCCGAAATGGGAAAAGCACTTGGAAATACAAAACAAAAAATGAATCAATCAATGCAAGCGATGCAAAACAGAAACGGAAGTATGGCTACACTTTCGCAGGGTGAAGCCATGATGCATCTGAATGAAGCTGCTATGATGATGAAAAGCTCACTTGAAGCGATGATGCAAGGCGGAAGCAGCGGCGGCGGAATGATGTCGCTTATGCAGCAGCTTCAAAAAATGTCAGGTCAGCAAATGAATCTGAATAATATGACTCAGATGTTGCAGCAGATGCAGCAAGGACAATTATCACCTGAACAGCAAGAACAAATGCAGCGATTAGCACAGCAGCAGCAGTTGATTCAAAAATCTCTAGAGCAGTTAAATAAAGAAGCAAAACAAAGCGGCGAGTCAAAAAAGATTCCTGCTGATTTGGAGAATATTGTTAATCAGATGAAAGAAGTTGTAACTGATATGAATACTGAAAAACTTACTGATGACCTTATTCAGAAACAGGAAAGAATACTTTCAAAACTTTTGGATGCACAAAGATCAATTAACGAAAGAGACTTCGAGAAGGAAAGAAAATCCGAAATAGGATCAAATTTTTCCAGAAACAGTCCGTCAGAATTAAATCTTAAAAAAGAAAATCAAAAAGATAAATTAAGAGATGAACTGAACAGTGCTGTTCGTGAAGGATATAATTCAGATTATGAACAAATGATCAGAAAATACTTTGAAGTTTTGCAGCAGCAATCTTTAGGTGATAAATAA